The genomic region GTCAGCCTCATCGCCAACCCTACCACCGCCGCCGGCCTTGAGGTGAGGCGTCAACTCGATAACAACGAGTACCCGACCGGCGTGCGGGTGTCCGATGCCGAACTTAACACTGTGCGCTTGGAGCGCTCCGAGTTCCATGGTGATTGGAATTACGCAATACACCCTCAAGAGCAGTTA from Desulfotomaculum sp. harbors:
- a CDS encoding ISAzo13 family transposase yields the protein VSLIANPTTAAGLEVRRQLDNNEYPTGVRVSDAELNTVRLERSEFHGDWNYAIHPQEQL